One Gadus morhua chromosome 1, gadMor3.0, whole genome shotgun sequence DNA segment encodes these proteins:
- the LOC115551331 gene encoding hepatic lectin-like, with product MAEDVIYATPNMKTKVRYTQGEREERIVDIYANLESLGDQQQHSVGTEESSKSLGTGRSQRPDPVSPPWCPIRAVVVLLGLLSVVLLAGLIGLAVKYKTVMEKTVSMDRDMEQLLQRLKNVTEQRDALLCKQECPDGWKKFGCKCYKTSDTGLSWNESRDFCVSHRADLVVVDSKEEMDFISRLYNVYFWLGATDTAGEGTWRWVDGTGLSLDDPSWSGGRPQGGGGKNCLRRAWEQNQYKWTDVSCEIRYYGLCAQNLMK from the coding sequence ATGGCTGAGGACGTGATTTACGCAACGCCCAACATGAAGACCAAGGTCAGGTatacacaaggagagagagaggagaggatagtggaCATCTATGCTAACCTGGAGAGCCTCGGAGATCAACAGCAGCACTctgtggggacagaggagtcctccaaGTCTCTGGGAACAGGAAGAAGTCAGCGGCCGGACCCTGTGAGCCCTCCTTGGTGTCCtatcagggctgtggtggtgcttctgggcCTGCTGTCTGTTGTCCTGCTGGCTGGACTGATTGGGTTGGCCGTTAAATACAAGACCGTCATGGAGAAGACCGTAAGCATGGACAGAGACATGGAGCAACTTCTCCAAAGGCTGAAGAACGTAACAGAACAGAGAGACGCACTGCTTTGTAAACAGGAATGTCCAGATGGTTGGAAGAagtttggttgtaaatgttaCAAGACTTCCGATACGGGGCTATCCTGGAATGAGAGCAGGGATTTCTGTGTTTCCCACAGAGCAGATCTGGTGGTTGTGGACAgtaaagaggagatggacttcATTAGCAGGTTGTACAACGTGTACTTCTGGCTCGGAGCGACAGATACGGCCGGTGAAGGGACgtggagatgggttgatgggaccgGCCTGTCGCTGGATGACCCCTCCTGGAGCGGAGGGAGACCTCAGGGTGGTGGGGGCAAGAACTGCTTAAGGAGGGCCTGGGAGCAGAACCAATATAAATGGACAGATGTCAGCTGTGAAATCAGATACTATGGGCTTTGTGCACAAAATTTAATGAAATGA